Part of the Saccharicrinis carchari genome is shown below.
GCTTCTGTTAATAGCCTTTAGCATGGGCTTGTCGGTGGGTGTGCATCTGCTTAATTTATTATGCATTCCTGTAATTTTTTATTGGGTATATATCCATCTCTATCCAAACAAAAAACACAAGCATGTACAAGGACTGGCGATGGGACTGGCTGTTTTATTTATTGTGCATTTTTTGGTCGTTGAAAATGGACTGTTTCTTGCAAAAAAAATGGAATTATGGGCTGTTAACGTACTAAACATGCCGCTGCATTCCGGTTTGTTGTGCTTTGTAGCTTTGCTGCTAAGCTTAATGGTGGCCGGAATCTATTTCTTCAGGAGAAGAAACCAACTGGTGCATTTCCTTTTTCTGACTTCATCTGTTTTTTTGTTGGGCTTATCGTCGTATGCAATGGTTATTATCAGGGCCAATGCATATCCCGCCATCAACCTGAATAGTCCCACCGATGTTTTTTCCTTAGAATCGTTTATAAACCGCGAGCAATACGGACAGCGTCCGTTGCTACGGGGCGAATGGTTTGGGGCCGAGCATACGCAGATAGAGCCGGATTTTAATTATCGAGTAAATGATCAGGGCAAATATGAGTCGTATCCGCAAAGCCAAAAAATAAAATATAAGAAGGAGGATCTCAACTTTTTACAACGGATGTATAGCCCAAAGCCACAGCATATCCAGGGTTACCGTTACTGGACAGGCCTGCAAGATGGTGAAAGACCTACCTTGATGCACCAGGTTGAATTTATGCTGAGGTACCAGATTGGCCATATGTACTTCCGATATTTTATGTGGAACTTCTCGGGTCGCCAGAATCATTACCAAGGTCATGGCGACTTTTTAAACGGTAACTTCACCACCGGATTTCCTTTTATCGATAGTCGATTTTTGGGAAGCCGACATTTTTTACACAGCAACGAATTGACTAGCAGGGCCCGCAATCATTATTTTATGCTTCCCCTGCTATTTGGTTTTATAGGTATTCTTTTATTAGTGCAAAGAAAAAAATGGAGTGTGTTGCTTTTTTTGGGCGGCTTGTTTCTGCTCACGGGAGTAGGTATAACCCTTTATTTAAACCAACCTCCCTACGAACCACGCGAGAGAGATTACGTGTTTGTTGGGAGCTTTTATGCGTATGCCCTATTTATTGGAATAGGGGTTTGGGCTTTGCTGCAAAAAATAAAGCAACTGTCGCCTTCGCGCTTTACTCAATGGGCTGCGCTGATAGCCGTTTTGCTTGCGCTTCCGGGGCTTATGCTCGCAAATAATTTTAACGATCATACTAGGAACGACCGAACTTTAGCCCGTGATTTGGCTGCATCGTACCTAAACAGCTGTGCACCCAATGCCATTCTTTTTACCTATGGCGATAACGATACCTATCCGCTGTGGTATTTGCAACAAGTAGAGGGCTTACGCCGGGATGTAAGTGTGGTAAATATAGGTCTTCTCTCAGCCGACTGGTATATTTTTCAACAAACTGTAGCACAAAAAGGCAGAAAGCCCCTGCAATTTTCTATACCTGTAGATAGGTATAAAACAGGAGATTTAGATTATGTAGCGGTTGTTAATAGCGCATCCA
Proteins encoded:
- a CDS encoding glycosyltransferase family 117 protein, producing MAKITARQTGGYFVFAFSWVLYLITLSPTVSFWDSGEFIACANGLEIGHAPGAPFYLMLSKVLSAFVPAASVAFCINLLSAIASAVTIWLLYSTLLLIIDKIKDKQVSRSPDNSFILPALVGSLTFAVSDTFWFSAVEAEVYALSLLFTAFTLWAVLKWETELPNTHAHRWLLLIAFSMGLSVGVHLLNLLCIPVIFYWVYIHLYPNKKHKHVQGLAMGLAVLFIVHFLVVENGLFLAKKMELWAVNVLNMPLHSGLLCFVALLLSLMVAGIYFFRRRNQLVHFLFLTSSVFLLGLSSYAMVIIRANAYPAINLNSPTDVFSLESFINREQYGQRPLLRGEWFGAEHTQIEPDFNYRVNDQGKYESYPQSQKIKYKKEDLNFLQRMYSPKPQHIQGYRYWTGLQDGERPTLMHQVEFMLRYQIGHMYFRYFMWNFSGRQNHYQGHGDFLNGNFTTGFPFIDSRFLGSRHFLHSNELTSRARNHYFMLPLLFGFIGILLLVQRKKWSVLLFLGGLFLLTGVGITLYLNQPPYEPRERDYVFVGSFYAYALFIGIGVWALLQKIKQLSPSRFTQWAALIAVLLALPGLMLANNFNDHTRNDRTLARDLAASYLNSCAPNAILFTYGDNDTYPLWYLQQVEGLRRDVSVVNIGLLSADWYIFQQTVAQKGRKPLQFSIPVDRYKTGDLDYVAVVNSASNPITLDHALGFVGDTAANTRLALSSTSKLDYIPSNQLQLNKASGSTLNINKSYLTKGEVALIDMIASNYSSRPIYFGNGTPASAIIGFNRYVFPYGIVGRLLLDMEQPDTEELYRLLTEKVQLGIPVKSWWDQTCTDAIRLSGLQKSVQELARSLLQNGQREKAQHLLEKYVDLSLISHTNSPETNLPWIEVLFKAGLNKMAVDYLEKSTYSVMQDFNFYSSSQIYLGDNMSYYAKSELLTLKKLHAIARAHGAMELAQWMEAVLMSEGVK